The genomic segment CACCCTACATTTAAAGCACCATGGATATGGCTTTCCAGTTGCAGAGGGGCACTGCCTAAGGTGGTGATGGATGCAATGGTTATCAGTTCTCTGGTTTTAAGATCTAATCCCTTCCTTGAATATATGTCCCCGTAGGGAAACTCAGCCACGTAACGTGCCATATCAGGGGCAATATCTTCCAATAGTTTTTCCAGGTTACGGTAAGAATCGGGATTCATTATTTTCAACTTGTCCAGACCTTTCTGGTATCTGTCTTTACTCATGATTACACTTCCTTTTATCCGTATATTCACTCTGCATATTCGTTTATTTTTGATAATGGGGAATTTTGTATATCTTTTGTAAATATTTAATATCCATCATCCCTATAATTGTAGTTATGCTTGTATTAAGATGATCTTTTCAGATCCAATCTTTTCAGTTCCCATCTATGAACAGAGAAATACTCTATAATTGTAAGTATAGTTTTAGTATTACATGAGATAGAAATAAGTGATAAATGAAACTTAAAGTGATAAATGAGGTAAGTAATTTAGAAAATGCAGAAATAGAAAATGGAAGTTTATATTAATCAATTAAACAGGTGATATAATGAAAAAGTTATTAATGGGCTTTTCAGTGCTTTTGGTTCTGATTTTAATGTTCCAGCCAGTTTTGGCTGCTGAACAACCAGATCTGGGTGATGTTAAAAACAGTGCTGATCAGGCACTTCAAAACGCCAGTAAAACAACCAATGAAACAGCTCAGGAAATTCAAAAAACACTAGACCCAATTCAGGATATTGTTAACACCATCAATTCCATTGTACAGCAGATACAACAAATTATCTGGACCATATCCAACCTAATGGGTGGTGGATATCAATAAGCATCCTTATTATTATTCTATTTATTATTTTATTCCTCAGGGAAAAATTTATGAAAAATTCTATAGGCCTAGCAGGATTCTAATTAAAAAGTTGATATAGAATAACAATGGATTAAATGATATAGATTAAAGGCCTTTAATACCCCTTAATTTAATTAAAACTCCATATTTATATAAAAAAATCTTTAATGAGAAAAGGGGAGGAGTCTTCATTAAACCTAAAGTGATACTCAACGCAGCCATGACTTTGGACGGGAAAATAGCCACCAGAACTGGTAGTTCAGAGATATCTGGTCAGGAAGATCTTTTAAGGGTTCATGAACTTCGCAAAGAGATGGACGCCATAATGGTGGGGATAAACACGGTTCTGGCTGATGATCCTCGGTTGACTGTTCATAAAGTCCCTGCAAAACCGGAAAATAATCCAGTTAGGGTGGTGGTTGATAGTAAAGCCCGCACACCTCCAGAATACAGGATCCTAAACAAAGAAGCACCCACCATCATTGCCATTTCTAGTGAAGCCTCACAGGATAAGATAGCTGCAATTGAATCTAAAGGTCACCAAGTGATGATCTGTGGAGATAAAAGGGTAGATCTTAATCTTTTAATGAAAAAATTAGCTGATGAAGGGATTGAAACTTTAATGTTAGAGGGAGGGTCCACTCTCAATTACTCCATGCTAAAGGAGGGGCTGGTAAGTGAAATTAGGTTGTGTATAGCTCCTATGATTGCAGGTGGGGTTGAGGCAAAAACTCTGGTTGATGGTGAAGGAGTGGACTATATGAAAGATGCCTTTCGTCTAAAGCTTAAAAAGACTTATACCTTGGGTGAAGACTTAATAGTCGAATACAAGGTATTGGGGTAATTTATTGTTATTTTTATGAGAATATCCATTCATTTATAGTATTTAAAGCTCTTTAAAAGTTATTCTAATTATTTCAGAATTTCAGATAGAAAACAATTACACTAAACTATTTAAAAAAAGGGATATTAGGAAAAGGATTACAGTATACCAAAAAATTATAGTATGCCTTTTTTCTTCAAGATTTGCGTTGGGTTATCTACCAGTACCTTTTTAATCTCTTTTTTAGGTAAACCTGCGCCTAAAGCTATTTTTTCAGCCATTTGGCAGTTTATGAGATCACCTGGTGCATGGGTATCTGTGTCCACCACCAGATTGGCTCCTACTTCCAGAGCCACCTGTACCACATGACCATTACCAAGGCTATGACCTCTTCGGGCACTGATCTCCAGGGCAATATCATTTTCTTTGGCCATGAGTGCTTCTTCGTGGCTTATAAGTCCTGGGTGGGCTAAAACATCAACATCAGGACAGTTAACCGTACTCCAATTGGTTCCCTCAATAACTGGTTCCACTAATGTTTCACCATGCACTACAATAATCTCCGCACCTAGATCCTGAGCCTCTTTCACCAGTTTGGGGATTATTTCAGCAGGTGCATGGGTTATTTCAGCCCCGGGGATGATTTCAATGTCCCAGTTATCTCTAAGGTCCCTGACTGCGTTAATAACTCTGCCCACACAGTCCATATTGGTGGCATCCACATGGTCTGTAATAGCCACAGCCCGGTGACCTAAGACACAAGCTCGACGTGCTATTTCTGATGGTAGGAGTTCACCATCACTGAAAATACTGTGTGTATGCAGATCAATTCTTTTTCTCATGATCAGTTCACCTTATTCATAATATGTTTAATTGTGTTTACAAAAAGTAGTTTATAATATCTAAAAATCCACTTTCACAATTTTCTTCAATTTTCTTCATTTATCTTTTTTATCATTCTACCATCTTAAATTTAGCAAATATTATTTAGGAACATCCAAGTAGACCAATAGTGAAATTTATTATTTTGGAAATGTTAGGGGAACTTTATAATTATATCATGAAGTTGTATTTTTTATGTGAACTTGGTAATTATTAATACTTGGTAATTATTAATATATTTAATACAGTATTTAATATCAGGGAATATTTGGAATAATTTACAGGGAATTTATTTATACAAACTTTAGAAAGTTGGAAGTTTTTATTTCTGGAGCCTTTTTTTTATTCATCAAGTGATATAATAAAAGTGGTGATCAATTGAAATGCACAGTATTTGTTCCATCCCATATAACAGGGTTTTTTGAAATAGTAGAACATCATAACCCTCTAATTAAAGGGTCAAGGGGTGCGGGGGTTACCCTGAATAGGGGTGTTATAAGTCAGGTGAATGTTACAGATGGCAATGGTGAGATCATTATTAAAACCAATGGTAGTAACTATCCATTAGAGGGTTCAGTCAGTTATAAAACTCTTGATTTACTCAGGAAACAGTTTCCTGAAGAAATAAGATGGGATGAGAAAAAAATCACCATCCATCATCAGACCCAAGTACCTATAGAGGCTGGTTTTGGAGTATCAGCCGGATCAGCCCTCGGAACATCTATGTCCTTGTCAAAACTCCTTAAACTACCTTTAACATATAATCAGGCTGCTGCAGTAGCTCATAGAGCAGAAGTAGAGTTAAACACAGGTTTGGGCGATGTGATGGGTGCAGTTATGGGAGGTTTCCCCATCCGATTAGAACCCGGTGCTCCGGGATTCGGAAAGGCAGACCGGCTCCTTGATGATAAGGTCACTGTTAAAGGTTATGAAAAAGATTTTAAAGACATTAATTTTGAAGATATTAAATACAAAAGTATTGGTAAAGATGGAGGGGAACTTTACGTTATATCCAAGAGCTTGGGGACCATTGAAACATCATCAGTTCTTAAAAGTCCGGAAATGACCCGCAGGGTGAACAAAGTTGCCAGGGAATTATTGGGAAAACTAATTTCCAGCCCTCAAATTTCAAATTTCATGGACTTATCCCTTGAATTCGCCCAGAAGACTGGACTGATTGATGAAGAAGTTATGGAAATAGTTGAAGTAATGAAAGAAGAAACAATAGGTGCTTCAATGGCAATGCTTGGTAAAACAGCTTTCTCCATTTCACAAACTCCAGATTCCAGTGTTGAGGGTGTAATGGTTGCAAAGGTAGATAGTTGTGGCTGCAGGTTCTTTTGATGGTAGTAGTTTGGAGTTTATTTTTTTTGGAGTTTTATGTTTCGATTAAGGAATATCTCCAAAAGAAATTTTTTTTAAAAGGATTCTTTGATAAATGTTAATTAGTTGCTTGTGATACTTTAGATAATCTCGGGTTACCGGGGTTTGCGAATGGTTTTATGCAGCTGAAATCTACTATAAAGTTTAGAAATATCTTTTTTTAGTAATTCTATTTTTCAGTAACATCTTCAATAACATAACTGATTCCTTCTTCATCCATTTTTCTGGTTAGATTTCGGGTCATCTTCCCTACTGCAAATACCAGAACATTTAAACCCCTTTTAGCAGCAGCAACTGTTGCTTGTGGGGTTGCAAATTCAAAATCTGCTTTTATATCCAATTTATTTACCAGGGCTCTGGATACGGTTCCCATTATCCCCACCCGGTTAAACTGTTCCGGATATTTTTCCAAAACATCCTGGACTTTTTGAAAGTCACAGGCCCTGGTACCGCCCTGGTTAATAGTGGGAAGTTTAATAATAACTACAAATCCGGTTTTAAGTTCAATAGTACCACCTAAACTTACCAGGGCCACGTCTTCACCTTTATTTGCATGATGCATCACTTCAGCATGAGCAGGGGTTTCTTCTTTAACCGCGTATAATGTCCCCTCTTCCATTTTAAGCCAAACTTTTTCCCCTTCATTTAGTTCTTCCTTGGCAATTGCCGGCCAAACTGATTTATAGGTGTTCATGGTGTCTAAAACTTCATCAGAATATTTTCGCAAATCCAGGGCACCTCGTTTAACTTTCTCAATTCCACGTTTGGTGATCTTGTAACGTGACTGCCCGGTCCCGGTTTCCACCCATCCTTCATCAACCAAGGTCTTCAGATTCTCTGAAACTGCCTGCACAGTGATTCCTAGCTTTTGAGCAATGTCCTTCTGACGCAGGTGAGGTTGGCCTCTGGCAATTTCAGCCAGAATCTGAAACTTGGTGAGTTCCCCCTTTTTCTTGAAAACTTTCATGAATTCACCTTTTTTTAGTTTTAGATATTTATTTTAAGACTTTAAGTTCCATATGAACTTAATTTTTATCTTAAATTTTTTTAACTATCTTCTTATATAGAATGGTTAAGGATAAAAATTTGGTCATATAACACCATTTAAAGCTTCGTCAAATAGTTTTAGGAATTTATCCTGGGTTCCACCCGGAATATAGGCTCCACAAGCCACAGAATGACCACCACCACTTCCACCCACCTTTTTTGCCACTTTACAAATCATATTCCCAAAATGAATTCCATCAAATGCTAAAAGTCGGGAACAACGCAGGGATACTTTCAAACCATCACCTTCAGCATTGGTCTGGGTGAAACCGATCATTGGCTTTCTCCAGTCACCATAATTTAGAACCATGCCGGCCACGGTTCCAATAACCTCGCTTTTTATCTGGTTACCATTAAAATATTGCAAATTCTTCAAACTCTTTATTCTACCTTCTTCCCGTATCCAGTTCATCTTCTGGGCTAAGTACTGGCGATGTTTTTTCCCCAACTCTTCCATCTCATCCACAGCCATACCTCTATCACCTTTAAGAACTTTCAAAGCTGTTTCAGGATTATTGTTCCTGCTGCAAGCATTTATAGCCGTTGAAAATTCACTGGCATCTCTTAGTGGTGAATATTCTTCTTCTTTTAAAAATTCGTATACATCTCCTGAAACCAGGCGAGGAATGTATTTAACATAGCGGGGAGGCACCTCCTTACTCATCATCCTCACCAGTTCGGTGAAAAGTTTCTTCTTTTCATCAAGGGAGAGATCATAAAGTGTGCGTTGTTTCCTGCCATTGGTAATTGGAATGTCTAAGTTTTTCAACAACTCAATTGCTTCGTTGCGGTTGTTGGTAATGGGAAGATTAACATCTCCAAAATAGGAAAGAGCCACGAATAGAGGACGAGTCTGTCTTCCGTATATGGCTAAATCATCTGTTGACTTCACTACACCGCTCTTGACACCATCGAAGACAATTCCTTCATTCAACCCCTTCAGTTTCCCGGATAAACTGTTCTGCATATCTCCAATGGCACTTAAAACTCCTATCCAGCTTAAATCATAAAATCCAAATGTTCTGCTTAAAAGGTAGCACATACCTCCACCTGAAACATCAAAAGAACCATCAAAACCGTAGTAATAAGGATTAATCTCCAGAAACCAATTTTCCCCTGACGCAATCTTCCTTACAGGGGGGTGATGATCTAAAATAAGAACCTTTGACTGGGAGCTTCGGAAATGTTCTAAATTCTGTCCAGAACCCAAATCAGAGAATATGGTGAGTTCATTCTCCTTTTTTAACTCTGAAATCCTATCCAGAGTAATGAATTCTATTTCATGGTCAATTTCTAAACGATCAAGGGTTAATGATAGAATTGCACCTGCCGAAATCCCATCACAGTCAATGTGGCTGTATATTTTAACGTCTTCAGCCTTCTCAACCATATTATGGGCCTTAATTAGTGATTGATCCATTTCTTTTGAAGTTGACGCCATAAAAATCCTTTTTTTTAAATAATATTTATAATATAAAACATTAAAAGTGGCTTTTAGTTTTATTTATCTTTTAAGGCCATATTAATTCATTCAATTCATAACTTTTTTGAGTCATGGTTTAGATTGGATTTATTTTTTATGGGATGATCTGGAGCCATTAATGAGATTACTGATTTTAACTAAAACTTCCAGTTTACTCATTTTTTTATCCACAATTACCCTTCCGGATCCTTCCCACCATGAAGCCGGATAAGATTTATATTTCTCCACCGAAGGATTTAATCCCAGTTTTTTAGCTGCCTGGGTGATTTCACGAATCCTTGGCGATTCGACGGCATACTTTTTGGCTATTTTCCTTCCTTCGGATTTGGTCTTTTTAGAATCAAGGTAAGCAGGCCAGACGATAATTCTATTTTCATCTTTCATGTTTTTTTCCTCTAGATGTCGGGGATTGCTTTTTTTTACCGTGGATCGTTATGTTTTCATGGTTTGGTGTATTTGCCATTAGTTTTGTTATATTTACCCGCAAATACAATTCTTTACAGAGAACTATAATCTTTTTGTCAAGATTTATTCATGTCATGCATTTTTCTCATTAAAGTTAAAAGCATTGCTTCCACTGTGTATTTGTCTGGTGTGATGGGTTTTATTCCTAATTCCTCAATTGGCTTCTGGGTTATGGGACCTATAGCTGCCACCATAGTTTTTTTCCCTTTCAAAGATGCAATTAATTTTTCCTTTTTGTCTCCAGAGATTTCAAAGAAATTGGTAACAGTGAGAGGGCTGGTAAATGTTATGGCATCAACTTTTCCCTGAATTATATCATCTACAAGCTGTTCAACTTCAGAGGTATCCTTGGGTTTGGTGGATTTATAAGCTTCTGCCAGGATGACAGTAGCACCCATCTTTTTTAAACCTTCAGGGAGCACATCTCTTGCTTTGAATGTTCTTGGAACTCCAACGTTCTTCCCTCGAAGATCAAACTCCTCGAACTCTTTCAAAAGACCTTCAGCAGTATAATCCTCTGGAACTATCTCAGCTTCAAGACCGTATTGATTTAAAACTCTTTCAGTGCGGGGGCCGATGACCGCAACTCGACAACTGGATTTAAGTTCTTCTTTAAAATCTTGACAGAATTTGAACAGTGATTCCAGGGATGCAGGGGATGTAAAAATTATCCAATCCAGTTCACCTGCTCTTTGACACAAGTCCCTTAGGGATTGGCTAAAGAAAGGTTCAAGTTCCAGGGTAGGGACCACTAATGGAACTCCCCCATTATCTTCAACTATTTGCACAGCCACCTGTGACCTTTCAATAGGTCGTGTGATGGCTATGGTTTTACCATCAAATCCCTTCAACTCATTCATTTTCATCCTCAGAATATTATTCACGAATATCTTTAAAAACATCCACCACAGGCCCAATAATAACCAGTGCAGGGGGTTTTATATCATTTTCTGTTATGCTCTCCAGGGTGCCCAGTAGGATCCTCTCATCAGGCAGGGTACCATTTTCAATCACACAAACCGGAGTTTCAGGGTCTTTATATTTCATTATTTCTGCAACATTTTCTTTCAAGTGCCCCACACCCATGAGTATGACAATGGTATCTGCGTTATAGTTCCATTTAACTTGCTTTTCCTTTTTAGTAGGATCTTCATGGCCGGTTACTATGGTGAATGAAGTGGCAACGCCCCGGTGGGTTACTGGTAAACCTAAAGTGGTGGGAACACCAATAGCAGATGTAACTCCTGGAATAAGCTCTACAGAAATTCCCTCACCTTTAAGGGCCAGCACCTCTTCACCACCCCTTCCGAAAACGAAGGGATCACCGCCTTTGAGTCGAACAACCACTTCGTGTTTTTTAGCTTGTTCGATAAGTATTTCATTTATTTCTTCCTGCTTTTTGGAGTGTGATCCTGCTCTTTTACCCACATAGATTTTCTCTGCTCCATCTGCATACTTTAAGATTTCCTCATTGGCCAGACGATCGTAGATTACCACATCTGCTTTTTCCAGGGCTTTAACTGCTTTAAGGGTTAATAAATCAGGGTCACCCGGTCCTGCTCCTACTAAATATACAACCATTAATTCACCGCGTAAATTTGATTATTATTTATTCTTTTTTTTATTAGTAATTCCTAGTAATGAAGGGTTAATTCTTATTCAATGTATTAGTAATTAATAATTCCCTTAAAAAATTTTAAACCATCATCTGATCCTAAAATAGATTCTGATGCTCTTTCAGGGTGGGGCATTACTGCACAGACCAAACCTTCCTGATCGCATACTCCGGTAATGGCTTCCATGGAACCATTGGGATTATCTCCAGAGAATGCCAGTACGATCTGGTCCTGATCATGGAGTTGGTCAATATATTCAGTGTAGTAACGACCCTCAGCATGGGCAATAGGCATCTTGATAATTTCGTTTTTCTCGTAAAGACTAGTAAATGGTGTTCTGGTGGTTTTAACTTCCAGTTCCACCCATTCACAGATGAACTGAGCGGTTTCATTTAAGGTAAAAACTCCTGGAACCAATCCCACTTCTGCCAGGATCTGTGCCCCGTTGCATATTCCAAGAACAGGTTTTTCATCTTTCACTATGTCTTTAATTCCTTCAATAACTGGTGTTATAGCTGCTATGGCCCCTGCCCTGAGGTAATCTCCATAGGAGAAACCTCCGGGGATAACAATTGCATCGAAATCGGACAGGTCTCTCTGGTTCCACCAAACATAATCAGGCTGACCTCCGGCCAGCTTTAGAGCGTGATATACGTCCCGGTCACAGTTAGACCCCGGGAAACGTATGATCCCCACTTTCATTCTCACTCACCTGCAGGTTTGATTTGAATCTGGTAGTCGTGAATAACGGGATTGCAGAGCAATCTCTCACACATCTCAACCACTTCCTCACGGGCCATATCAGCATCATCTGCTTCCAGTGAGAATTTTATTATTTCTATGGTAGAGGTGTTTTCCACCTTATAATCCAGAAGAGCCAATGCCCTCTGAATGGTAGAAGCTTCTGGGTTTAGCATTCCTTTTTTAAGGCTTATTTCTACTTGTGCATTGTATTTCATGGCATCACCAGAGATTTCAAATTTTAGTATCAACTATATTAAATAAGAAATTTATTTCAGCAGGTTTCAGTAGGTAATATTATCAGTAGGATATATTTAGAGTTTTATAGTATATTTTTTAGTTATTTTTTGGGTTATATTCAGCTTACGATTCATTTTCAAAGTTATATTTATTAAAAATCCAAATTCCATCTGTTTTTATCTTCCTGATCTAAGATTATGTTAGCCACTTTTTGATAGGCTTCAATAACTCCTGATTCTCCTTTCCTGAAGAGATCCTTATCTAAGATGTCTCTAGTTTTACTATCCCAGAAACGACAGGTGTCCGGACTGATTTCATCTCCCAGAACAATGTTCCCTTTATGGTCTCTGCCGTATTCGATCTTAAAGTCAGGAAATAGTAGTCCTCTTTTTTTGAGGAACTCTTTAAGAACCTGGTTGATTTTAAGGGTGGTTTGGCGAATTGTCTGAAGATCCTCACTACTGGCAAAACCTAGGGCTAAAATTATATCATCATTGAGCATGGGGTCATGGTATTCATCGTTTTTGTAGTCCATCTGAATTATTGGCGGTTCAAAGGTCTGCCCTTCTTTAAATGGGAAGCGCCTTACCAGACTACCTGTGGCAATATTTCGAGTAATAACTTCCAAGGGGATCATTTTCAATTTATGAGATAGCATGTATCCGGGTTTGGGTAAATCAATGTACTGGGTTTTTATCCCTGCTTCTTCCAAGATCATAAAGAGTTTAGCTGAGATGAGAGAGTTATAGTAACCTTTCATTCCCATAACTTCTTTCTTTTCACCATCCCCTGCAGTTATGTCATCTCTGAATTTTACCAATACTTTTTGGGGGTGATTGGTCTGGTACACATCCTTGGCTTTACCCCTGTATAGGAGATTTTCCTTTTCAAGCTTCATTTTTAACTCCATTTTCTTTGTTTGGTGTCAAAAGTTTATAGTTTATATAATATAGATACTAAGTACATTAAGATAAGATTACCTTAGACAATTCTTTAGACAATATATTAGCTTTAGGATTATAATAGCTTATAGTATTAGATAAGTTATAGAATTATATTAGGTATTTGAATGGGGATATCCAATATCATAGGATATACTCGTTATCAACTCGTATTAAATCATTTATATTTATCAATGAGAGGTTAAGAATAAATCATTCTCAAGGTGAAACACGTGTGTGGAATTGTGGGATGTATACTTAAAAATAATAAAGCAGCACCAGTACTCCTGGATTGTGTGCAGCGTCTGGAATACAGGGGTTATGATTCAGTGGGCATTGCTACTATCTCATCATCAGGAATAGAGATTAAAAAAGATAAGGGAAAAATTAAGGATGTTTCTGAGGAACTTCATTTAGAACGATTATCTGGGGAAATAGGGATTGGACACGTTCGTTGGGCCACCCATGGACTACCTACTCAGGAAAATGCACATCCTCACACAGATTGTGAGGGGAAAATAGCAGTGGTTCACAACGGAATCATTGAAAACTACAAGGAAATTAAAGACCAGTTAGAAAGTGAAGGGCACATTTTCAAGTCGCAAACTGATACTGAAGTCATTCCTCACTTGATTGAAAAATATCATAAACAGGGTGCAGATCTGGAGGAAGCCATGAATCAGGCCATTAACCAACTTCATGGGTCCTATGCCTTTGCAGTTATCTCTGCTGAAGAACCTAAAAAAATTAGGGGTGTTCGAAAGGAAAGTCCTTTGATACTAGGATTGGGGGATGGTGAATATTTCCTGGCCTCTGATGCCCCGGCAATACTGCAACACACTCGCAGGATCATATACCTTGCTGATCATGAAACTTTCCTTATTGATGGTGATGGAATCACCGTGAAGAACCGTGAAGGTCAGGTAATTGAAAAGAAGGTAGAAACCATTAAATGGACTCCTGAAATGGCTCAAAAAGGTGGTTATCCTCATTTCATGTTGAAAGAAATACATGAACAGCCTGAAGCAGTGAAAAACACACTTTTTGAAGTTTCAGATGTGGAGAAAGTGGTCAGTAAATTCCCTAAATTTAAACGAGTAACCTTTGTTGCCTGTGGAACATCATACCATGCATCTATGGTTGGTAAATATCTTTTCGAAAGCCTTTTAGGTCTGCCTACTGATGTAATGTTGGCTTCTGAATTTGAATTCGCGGCAAATGCTTTGGATCCTGAGTCTCTGGTCATATTCATCAGTCAGTCCGGGGAAACTGCAGATACTTTAAAAGCCCTTCGAATAGCCAATAAGCAGGCAGAAACCCTGGCTATTGTCAATGTACTGGGTAGCACTGCTACTCGAGAGGCAGATCATGTTTTATTCACTCGTGCCGGTCCTGAGATAGGTGTTGCTGCCACGAAAACGTATATCAGTCAATTAACTTGTATCTACCTCTTGGCAGCATGCATGGGACAAAATAAGGATCTTCTAGAACAGCTTCAGCATGTTCCAGATTACATGGAGGCAGTGCTTTCCCTTGAAGATAACATCAAGGAAATGGCAGCCAAATATAAAGATGCCCATGATTTCTTTTTCATAGGTCGAGGATTTTCATATCCCACTGCCATGGAAGGAGCACTGAAACTCAAAGAAATAACCTACATCCATGGTGAAGGCTATGCTGCTGGAGAACTTAAACATGGACCCCTGGCTCTGATTGATGATGATGTTCCAGTGGTAGCTGTTGTGCCACCTGGAAAAAGTCATGACCGCACTCTGAGTAATGTTGAAGAAGTAAAAGCCAGAGGTGCTAGGGTAATAGGTCTTGGATCAAGTGAAGATAATGTTTTGAAGTATGAAGCTCATGATATGATTGAATTTGCTCCTGAGATAAGTGAAATTTTATCTCCTCTTCTTTATGTGGTGCCCCTACAGTTACTATCCTATCATATAAGTGTAGCCAGAGGGATAGATCCTGATAAACCAAAAAATCTGGCCAAATGTGTTACCGTGGAATAAATGGCTTATTCAACTTAAAAAAATTTTTTACCAATCCAATTATAAAAAAATTCAGAATATTTGAATTTAGTAATATGTCTGCTCGTCCTATGAATATTTAAAGGTGTTTTGAGATATTATATTTAGATAAATTAATAAACAATCAAATAGAACCTGCTAGGCCGGGGAAGCACTGGGAATTTATAAAGAAACCCGAATTTCTAATTAACTTCAAAATAATTCTAAAAATCCATTTATTCAAAATAATGAAAATATTTATTAGAATTAGATATTCTAATTCATCTGTTGACCGTAGGATCACTTGATAATTTAATAAGGTATTTAAAATGACCCCTAAAAAATCAGGCACACTTTTCATTGTTTTAATGATTGCCCTGGTAGCCTATGGGGCAGCATCTGGAGCTAATGCTTTGAATATTGGCACTGATATAGGGGTGGGTTTGATTCCTTCTAATTTCAATTTAAATGGGGATCAGAAGATGAATGAAATTGGTGATGCATCATTCACACCAGTTCACATAGTTCGCCATGTAATTGTCAACACTACTAACACCACTAACACTACAAATAATTCTAGCAATAATAATACCATTAATAACGCAACCAACAACTAATAAACTTCAATAACCTTATCATCAATTATTGATTTAAGTTCTAAAAAATTAAGAAGAGCTATTTATTGATTTAAGTTTAAATAATAATGTTCTATCTATTTTAATGGTTAATTATGGTTAATATTAGAGTCCGTAAAGGTGGCTATGGAGAGTTGATAGATTACAAACCACTGGAACCATGGGT from the Methanobacteriaceae archaeon genome contains:
- a CDS encoding carboxymuconolactone decarboxylase family protein is translated as MSKDRYQKGLDKLKIMNPDSYRNLEKLLEDIAPDMARYVAEFPYGDIYSRKGLDLKTRELITIASITTLGSAPLQLESHIHGALNVGCTPQEIIEVIIQMAVYAGFPAALNGIFTAKKVFNERNENFLEERDEKPDE
- a CDS encoding 2,5-diamino-6-(ribosylamino)-4(3H)-pyrimidinone 5'-phosphate reductase — its product is MKPKVILNAAMTLDGKIATRTGSSEISGQEDLLRVHELRKEMDAIMVGINTVLADDPRLTVHKVPAKPENNPVRVVVDSKARTPPEYRILNKEAPTIIAISSEASQDKIAAIESKGHQVMICGDKRVDLNLLMKKLADEGIETLMLEGGSTLNYSMLKEGLVSEIRLCIAPMIAGGVEAKTLVDGEGVDYMKDAFRLKLKKTYTLGEDLIVEYKVLG
- a CDS encoding histidinol phosphate phosphatase domain-containing protein, whose product is MRKRIDLHTHSIFSDGELLPSEIARRACVLGHRAVAITDHVDATNMDCVGRVINAVRDLRDNWDIEIIPGAEITHAPAEIIPKLVKEAQDLGAEIIVVHGETLVEPVIEGTNWSTVNCPDVDVLAHPGLISHEEALMAKENDIALEISARRGHSLGNGHVVQVALEVGANLVVDTDTHAPGDLINCQMAEKIALGAGLPKKEIKKVLVDNPTQILKKKGIL
- a CDS encoding GHMP kinase, which codes for MKCTVFVPSHITGFFEIVEHHNPLIKGSRGAGVTLNRGVISQVNVTDGNGEIIIKTNGSNYPLEGSVSYKTLDLLRKQFPEEIRWDEKKITIHHQTQVPIEAGFGVSAGSALGTSMSLSKLLKLPLTYNQAAAVAHRAEVELNTGLGDVMGAVMGGFPIRLEPGAPGFGKADRLLDDKVTVKGYEKDFKDINFEDIKYKSIGKDGGELYVISKSLGTIETSSVLKSPEMTRRVNKVARELLGKLISSPQISNFMDLSLEFAQKTGLIDEEVMEIVEVMKEETIGASMAMLGKTAFSISQTPDSSVEGVMVAKVDSCGCRFF
- a CDS encoding MarR family transcriptional regulator, encoding MKVFKKKGELTKFQILAEIARGQPHLRQKDIAQKLGITVQAVSENLKTLVDEGWVETGTGQSRYKITKRGIEKVKRGALDLRKYSDEVLDTMNTYKSVWPAIAKEELNEGEKVWLKMEEGTLYAVKEETPAHAEVMHHANKGEDVALVSLGGTIELKTGFVVIIKLPTINQGGTRACDFQKVQDVLEKYPEQFNRVGIMGTVSRALVNKLDIKADFEFATPQATVAAAKRGLNVLVFAVGKMTRNLTRKMDEEGISYVIEDVTEK
- a CDS encoding DHH family phosphoesterase, with the translated sequence MASTSKEMDQSLIKAHNMVEKAEDVKIYSHIDCDGISAGAILSLTLDRLEIDHEIEFITLDRISELKKENELTIFSDLGSGQNLEHFRSSQSKVLILDHHPPVRKIASGENWFLEINPYYYGFDGSFDVSGGGMCYLLSRTFGFYDLSWIGVLSAIGDMQNSLSGKLKGLNEGIVFDGVKSGVVKSTDDLAIYGRQTRPLFVALSYFGDVNLPITNNRNEAIELLKNLDIPITNGRKQRTLYDLSLDEKKKLFTELVRMMSKEVPPRYVKYIPRLVSGDVYEFLKEEEYSPLRDASEFSTAINACSRNNNPETALKVLKGDRGMAVDEMEELGKKHRQYLAQKMNWIREEGRIKSLKNLQYFNGNQIKSEVIGTVAGMVLNYGDWRKPMIGFTQTNAEGDGLKVSLRCSRLLAFDGIHFGNMICKVAKKVGGSGGGHSVACGAYIPGGTQDKFLKLFDEALNGVI
- a CDS encoding signal recognition particle protein Srp19 codes for the protein MKDENRIIVWPAYLDSKKTKSEGRKIAKKYAVESPRIREITQAAKKLGLNPSVEKYKSYPASWWEGSGRVIVDKKMSKLEVLVKISNLINGSRSSHKK
- a CDS encoding uroporphyrinogen-III synthase, translated to MKGFDGKTIAITRPIERSQVAVQIVEDNGGVPLVVPTLELEPFFSQSLRDLCQRAGELDWIIFTSPASLESLFKFCQDFKEELKSSCRVAVIGPRTERVLNQYGLEAEIVPEDYTAEGLLKEFEEFDLRGKNVGVPRTFKARDVLPEGLKKMGATVILAEAYKSTKPKDTSEVEQLVDDIIQGKVDAITFTSPLTVTNFFEISGDKKEKLIASLKGKKTMVAAIGPITQKPIEELGIKPITPDKYTVEAMLLTLMRKMHDMNKS